A genomic window from Colletotrichum destructivum chromosome 7, complete sequence includes:
- a CDS encoding Putative phosphatidylethanolamine-binding protein, with product MTASSSLASKFLAAAVALCCTSTAVASPLGEDQIVFQANADLTRVHEELSNARIIPTVLDEFQPILGLSAEWSSTAAADLGNTLKPAKLQSAPAVSLVSGSSMSASLIATTYVLTLTDPDAPTRENPIWSEFCHWVATSSSPTISAGVEPAHLDPVVEYKPPGPPPKTGKHRYVFTAWVPANGTKEKLHLSKPEERKHWGGEEGRGVQKWAKENGLVAVGANFIYAQNETQ from the exons atgacggcctcctcctcccttgCAAGCAAGTTCCTGGCTGCGGCCGTCGCCCTATGCTGCACCTCAACCGCCGTCGCTTCTCCTCTCGGCGAAGACCAGATCGTCTTCCAGGCCAACGCCGACTTGACTCGCGTCCATGAAGA GCTCTCCAACGCCCGCATCATTCCCACGGTCCTGGACGAGTTCCAACCCATCCTTGGCCTCTCGGCCGAGTGGTCCtctaccgccgccgctgaccTCGGCAACACACTGAAGCCGGCCAAGCTCCAGTCGGCACCCGCCGTCTCCCTTGTCAGCGGTTCTTCCATGTCCGCCAGCCTCATCGCCACGACCTACGTCTTGACCCTGACCGACCCCGACGCGCCCACGCGCGAGAATCCCATCTGGTCCGAGTTCTGCCACTGGGTCGCCACGAGCAGCTCCCCGACCAtctccgccggcgtcgagcccGCCCATCTGGACCCCGTCGTTGAGTACAAGCCCCCCGGGCCGCCTCCCAAGACGGGCAAGCACCGCTACGTCTTCACGGCCTGGGTGCcggccaacggcaccaaggagaagctgcaCCTGTCCAAGCCGGAAGAGCGGAAGCACtggggcggcgaggaaggccgCGGCGTGCAGAAGTGGGCCAAGGAGAACGGTCTTGTTGCCGTCG GCGCGAATTTCATCTACGCCCAGAACGAGACGCAGTAG
- a CDS encoding Putative FAD/NAD(P)-binding domain, FAD/NAD(P)-binding domain superfamily, with translation MHLISICDVRLIWSCQGHTPSAHVLLLRAEQDRQVTVHSIPWRSFGHFPRPAFSTPNSPPPPTRARALPPLVIMLKKLQKAVLFVRLVGYTLRLYVDFISRSYTTKKITANPASKDAEPINIVVVGASFAGYHAARVIATSLPADGPYRLIIVEPNRHWQFTWTLPRFCVVEGHEHKTFIPYGPYLPAGSESIVRWVHDRVSTITEKTVTIQGTGEEIPYSYMVIATGSGVGMSLPSRVGSTDKAEGVRLLENFQQRIKAAKNLVVVGGGAAGVELATDAKDQYPEKNVTLVHSRDAVMNRFGQDLQIGALKGLKELGIEVILGERTTTDSPVDGFVTLRSGRKVECDFLVNAIGQQPSSQLISEFAPEAVAKTGRIKVKPTMQIDVDSLPNIYVCGDVAEAGVTNPNARAAMKQAIYAADNLVLALQGKPPTNIYQHYWADGVIKLTLGLHKSITAFGIGDTELLFHAKEKEVTLMIEQAWTNMGAKPYEDKEYQAGNAQDSGTTKVLEVANEIV, from the exons ATGCATCTGATAAGTATTTGTGATGTCCGTCTGATCTGGTCTTGTCAAGGCCACACACCCTCCGCCCACGTTCTCCTTTTGCGTGCCGAGCAAGACAGACAAGTAACTGTCCATTCCATCCCCTGGCGCTCTTTTGGTCATTTCCCTCGCCCAGCCTTTTCTACGCCGAAttcgccccctccccccaccagAGCCCGCGCGCTCCCGCCGTTGGTCATTATGCTGAAGAAGCTGCAGAAAGCGGTTCTCTTCGTGAGGCTTGTGGGGTACACACTGCGGCTCTATGTGGACTTCATCTCGCGATCGTACACAACGAAAAAGATCACCGCCAACCCTGCATCGAAGGATGCCGAGCCGATCAACATCGTTGTCGTTGGAGCCTCTTTCGCCGGTTACCATGCAGCCCGGGTAATCGCGACATCACTTCCCGCAGACGGGCCGTACCGCCTCATTATCGTCGAACCAAATCGTCACTGGCAGTTCACGTGGACTCTGCCTCGCTTCTGTGTCGTCGAGGGGCACGAGCACAAGACGTTCATTCCTTACGGTCCCTATCTGCCAGCGGGCTCGGAGTCCATCGTGCGTTGGGTTCACGATCGCGTCTCGACCATCACGGAGAAGACAGTAACCATCCAAGGCACCGGCGAAGAAATACCTTACTCCTACATGGTGATTGCAACGGGGTCCGGTGTCGGCATGTCTTTGCCATCGCGAGTAGGGTCAACAGATAAGGCCGAGGGGGTCCGGTTGCTGGAAAACTTCCAGCAGCGCATAAAAGCCGCCAAGAACctggttgttgttggaggAGGTGCCGCAGGTGTTGAGCTTGCAACGGATGCCAAAGACCAGTACCCCGAGAAGAACGTGACTTTGGTCCATTCAAGGGACGCCGTCATGAACCGTTTCGGTCAGGACCTGCAGATCGGAGCTCTCAAGGGGTTGAAGGAACTCGGCATCGAAGTGATCCTAGGAGAACGGACGACTACCGATTCTCCCGTGGACGGGTTTGTCACTCTTCGTTCTGGTCGCAAGGTTGAATGTGACTTTTTG GTCAACGCTATCGGCCAGCAGCCTTCCTCTCAGCTTATCAGCGAGTTTGCCCCTGAGGCGGTTGCCAAAACAGGCCGCATTAAGGTCAAGCCGACAATGCAGATCGATGTCGACTCGCTCCCCAACATCTATGTCTGCGGCGATgtggccgaggcgggcgtCACCAACCCCAACGCCCGAGCTGCCATGAAGCAGGCCATCTATGCAGCCGACAATCTCGTCCTGGCCCTTCAGGGAAAACCCCCCACCAATATTTACCAACACTATTGGGCAGATGGTGTTATCAAGCTGACGCTGGGTCTG CACAAATCCATTACGGCTTTCGGAATCGGAGACACCGAGCTGCTTTTCCacgccaaggagaaggaggttACTCTAATGATCGAGCAGGCTTGGACAAACATGGGAGCCAAACCTTACGAAGACAAAGAGTACCAGGCTGGTAATGCCCAGGACTCTGGTACGACTAAAGTTCTGGAAGTGGCCAACGAAATAGTGTGA
- a CDS encoding Putative apoptosis-antagonizing transcription factor, AATF leucine zipper-containing: protein MAARRRASEWEEKAPKDLDPEAEPVAESENESGSEEESADENAGTEHYVTVGKSKLREKEGVSLGPQYRGARVSRDALNDASNDDDSDVFEDAKEDIDSSGEEFDDPETADLAADAEAVAGEDPEISSDNAFGDSDDEKFSGFVFRGSSQPKEKMGSRSKRPKAADFISDEEEDDEDDKDSEDGEGSDDHLMDGLEGSEEEDDDEEEDDDEEEDDEEEEDEDDEEDEDDEDEDDEDDDQPRRKSSKSDARAEQRRLMSEGQKALAATISAAAQQDAQKGIAVREQRKTFDGLLNIRIRLQKALVATNSFSTIEPPSEEDDEQNSEPYEAAEEAALKLLNTLDSFRASLLPAELAQQAAGAKRKRGEYDASTSNEDIWQGIQEAEQRASKYRKKVLETWSAKTRSANVEVKSRNLVSTQTSVVASLEDQLLNADRLVRRTRTPRSCAPAQVARKVNEDPDIYDDADFYQLLLKELVEQRTSDTGNGAAAQPTVRWAAMKEAKTKKHVDRRASKGRKMRFNVHEKLQNFMAPEDRRAWEQDAVDRLFGTLFGQKMGLSEQASDAEMEDDEEVDAEEAGLRLFRN from the exons ATGGCCGCCCGCAGAAGAGCTTCCGAATGGGAAGAAAAGGCGCCAAAGG ATCTCGATCCTGAGGCCGAACCTGTCGCGGAGAGCGAGAACGAAAGCGGCAGTGAGGAAGAGAGCGCCGACGAGAATGCGGGCACCGAGCACTATGTCACCGTTGG CAAGAGCAAGCTCCGCGAAAAGGAGGGCGTTTCTCTTGGACCGCAGTACCGAGGCGCCCGCGTCAGCCGCGATGCGCTGAACGATGCGAGCAACGATGACGACAGCGACGTGTTTGAGGATGCGAAAGAGGACATTGATTCCAGCGGCGAAGAGTTTGACGATCCCGAGACCgccgacctggccgccgacgcagAGGCCGTAGCAGGCGAGGACCCCGAAATTTCGAGCGACAACGCCTTtggcgacagcgacgacgagaaatTCAGTGGCTTTGTTTTCCGCGGCAGCTCGCAGCCCAAGGAAAAGATGGGCAGCCGCAGCAAGAGACCCAAGGCCGCCGACTTTATCTctgatgaggaggaagatgacgaggacgacaaagACTCTGAAGATGGCGAGGGCAGCGACGACCATCTCATGGATGGTCTCGAGGGctcagaggaggaggacgacgatgaggaggaggacgacgatgaggaggaggacgacgaggaagaggaagacgaggatgacgaagaagacgaggatgacgaagatgaggacgacgaagacgacgatcAGCCCCGCCGCAAGTCCTCCAAGTCCGATGCCAGAGCCGAGCAGCGCAGGCTCATGAGTGAAGGCCAaaaggccctcgccgccacaatctcggcggccgcccaaCAAGACGCACAAAAGGGCATCGCCGTCCGCGAGCAGCGCAAGACGTTTGACGGCCTCCTTAACATCCGCATCCGTTTGCAAAAGGCACTCGTGGCGACAAACTCCTTCTCCACCATCGAGCCCCCTtccgaagaagacgatgagcaGAACTCGGAGCCGTACGAGGCCGCTGAGGAGGCCGCGCTGAAGCTGCTCAATACCCTCGACAGCTTCCGTGCCAGCCTGCTCCCCGCAGAGCTCGCGCAGCAGGCCGCTGGCGCAAAGCGTAAGCGCGGCGAGTACGacgcctcgacctcgaacgAGGATATCTGGCAAGGCATCCAGGAGGCCGAGCAACGGGCGTCCAAGTACCGCAAGAAGGTGCTCGAGACGTGGTCCGCCAAGACGCGCAGCGCCAACGTCGAGGTCAAGTCGCGCAACCTCGTCTCGACGCAGACGTCGGTCGTCGCCAGCCTCGAGGACCAGCTCCTCAACGCCGACCGCCTCGTGAGGCGCACGCGCACGCCGCGGTCTTGCGCCCCCGCGCAGGTGGCGCGCAAAGTCAACGAGGACCCGGACATCtacgacgacgccgacttttaccagcttctcctcaaggagctcgtcgagcagcgcaCATCCGACACGGGTaacggcgcggcggcgcagcCTACTGTGCGAtgggcggcgatgaaggaggccaagacgaagaagcacGTCGACCGGAGGGCGAGCAAGGGCCGCAAGATGCGCTTCAACGTGCATGAGAAGCTGCAGAACTTCATGGCGCCCGAGGACCGGAGGGCGTGGGAGCAGGACGCGGTCGATCGGTTGTTCGGCACCCTGTTTGGACAAAAGATGGGGCTGAGCGAGCAGGCGTCCGATGCAGAGAtggaggacgatgaggaggtcgacgccgaagagGCCGGTCTCCGGCTGTTTCGTAACTAA
- a CDS encoding Putative GNAT domain, acyl-CoA N-acyltransferase has translation MGYAILPALIPDIEKVYDSYFKAFNGDLMGDIMVKILFPGGVDTEEFRKAHTAGTLSWWHHSNCQYTYKCVDTETGEIVGMALGDIYLKERSEEERKNHGVGWLEGAARERAEAVLNPLHDVREKLFGGRRYIYTHVIAVDPKHQGRKAGALWCKWGMDLSDSLGIPLYFESSPSTYKLYEKMGYETLDEKIVHKAELMGTPNDIEVPLMVKMPACAGGMTFKEWRAAGYPPFSEVKRLPATPVLNVVPGEKKLGGSAVAVEVQVQEVQI, from the exons ATGGGATACGCAATCTTGCCCGCGCTGATTCCGGACATCGAAAAGGTGTATGATTCCTACTTCAAAGCCTTCAATGGCGACTTGATGGGAGATATCATGGTCAAGATCCTGTTCCCAGGCGGGGTCGACACGGAAGAATTCCGCAAAGCGCACACCGCCGGTACTCTGTCATGGTGGCACCACAGCAACTGCCAATACACTTATAAGTGCGTTGACACCGAGACGGGAGAGATCGTCGGCATGGCGTTGGGCGACATTTACCTCAAGGAGCGTAGCGAAGAGGAGCGCAAGAACCACGGCGTGGGCTGGCTCGAGGGGGCGGCGAGAGAAcgcgccgaggccgttcTCAATCCTCTTCACGACGTTAGAGAGAAGCTGTTTGGCGGGCGCCGGTACATCT ACACCCACGTTATCGCCGTTGACCCGAAGCACCAGGGCAGAAAGGCTGGGGCCCTCTGGTGTAAATGGGGAATGGATCTCAGTGACAGCCTGGGGATCCCCCTGTACTTCGAATCATCTCCTTCGACCTACAAGCTGTACGAGAAAATGGGCTACGAGACCCTGGACGAGAAGATTGTCCACAAGGCGGAGCTGATGGGCACGCCCAACGACATTGAGGTGCCCCTCATGGTCAAGATGCCTGCCTGCGCAGGGGGCATGACATTTAAAGAATGGCGCGCTGCGGGATACCCTCCCTTCAGCGAGGTCAAAAGACTTCCGGCCACTCCCGTCCTCAATGTCGTGCcgggcgagaagaagcttgGCGGCAGCGCTGTGGCCGTGGAGGTGCAGGTCCAGGAGGTGCAGATCTAA
- a CDS encoding uncharacterized protein (Putative zn(2)Cys(6) fungal-type DNA-binding domain, transcription factor domain, fungi) yields the protein MEQIETQVSDLRYLTQAPVPLPPDRERAHTSAGYSPHNHSVHSPLSATPGDNSAQQPGPSRGPTAAGTPGSSSVSGSKRKSEDESNAARQQRSKRNRYISIACNECKRRKIKCNGETPCQRCGNLNLACLYAPNCCSNNFKDSDEYKTMTAQMMRLQEQVDALHQNMNALRSETLRLAPIQDKVLPFPSSTAQASPASSLSPLHRPELTQPKQASFRGPTSMAFSLDVANTTIHNMGYKGIGDGDDQSTALGVPEDSPFRMAPHEGQVDPLWDFGRDEMIRLCRLHEEEVGIMYPVMKIQSVIEHVRHLTAYMESARKQGLTPSLNDEKTLQLKIVMSCALVVEEHGHSEKACKLIDSMEAVLNRKLMVEPVDFVSLPALLLLAGYRFLANEEILAWRVMGQVTRLCLEMGIHRTTGIAKIQSEEDRKMALNSFWSAYVLDRRWAFNTGLPFVVTDEEIDPDLPMPEEHPYLVAMITYSRLGAKVWRQVAHFGPVLARELRYEDMEQLDQEILQWYEHVPEEVKLRNWDKEKQMTATPSYNLQRLRVWTYLRYNQIRIWLYTPILHSATSIMSHFVQAQRVVDLAKDTIRYLSHLNSTTNLYRKIQVFYHQFLTSAISVLFLASVHAPVRFSPICREEFYMGLELVKDLSAKSWVSQRLWRTISSLKEVAPSIGLRNQPDEDAHSSAALTMAGLASGRMSTSPATIAPFGRSSLSTTPTIPQHQAPNMETAQSPNNGVRIQNEMSRIFEGYMGLNGFASGGEDGFGGQQPSTSLPPTTAGVSNPYVDNVFFHFREMF from the exons ATGGAGCAGATTGAGACGCAGGTCAGCGACTTGCGCTACTTGACCCAAGCACCCGTCCCTCTGCCGCCCGACCGCGAACGCGCTCACACTTCCGCTGGCTATTCTCCACACAATCACTCTGTCCATTCCCCCCTTTCCGCGACCCCCGGAGACAATTCCGCACAACAACCAGGGCCCTCGAGAGGCCCAACTGCCGCCGGCACGCCTGGTTCGAGCTCTGTGTCTGGTTCCAAGAGGAAGTCGGAGGACGAGAGCAATGCCGCCAGGCAGCAGAGAAGCAAGAGGAACCGG TACATATCCATTGCCTG TAACGAATGCAAAAGACGCAAGATCAAGTGCAATGGCGAGACTCCTTGCCAACGATGCGGCAACCTCAACCTGGCGTGTCTTTACGCCCCCAACTGCTGCTCCAACAATTTCAAGGACTCGGACGAGTAcaagacgatgacggcgcaGATGATGCGCCTGCAGGAGCAGGTTGATGCCCTTCACCAAAACATGAACGCCCTCCGCTCCGAAACCCTGCGTCTGGCCCCCATCCAGGACAAAGTATTACCTTTCCCCTCCAGCACAGCCCAGGCCTCCCCCGCGAGCTCGCTTTCTCCCCTCCACCGGCCTGAGTTGACCCAACCCAAGCAGGCTTCCTTCCGCGGCCCTACCAGCATGGCGTTTAGTCTTGATgtcgccaacaccaccatccATAACATGGGCTACAAGGGCATAGGGGATGGCGATGATCAGAGCACGGCCTTGGGGGTTCCCGAAGACAGCCCTTTTCGCATGGCTCCTCATGAGGGGCAGGTCGATCCGTTATGGGACTTTGGCAGGGATGAGATGATTCGCCTGTGCCGCTTGCatgaggaggaggttggcaTCATGTATCCTGTCATGAAGATCCAATCTGTCATCGAACATGTCCGCCACCTAACGGCTTACATGGAATCGGCCAGGAAGCAGGGCCTCACGCCAAGCCtcaacgacgagaagacgctCCAGCTCAAGATTGTCATGAGCTGCGCCTTGGTCGTAGAAGAGCACGGGCACAGCGAAAAGGCATGCAAGCTGATCGACAGCATGGAGGCCGTACTCAACCGTAAGCTCATGGTCGAGCCAGTCGACTTTGTGAGCCTTCCggcgctgcttcttcttgccggtTATAGATTCCTGGCCAACGAGGAGATTCTCGCGTGGAGAGTTATGGGTCAGGTTACTAGGTTATGCCTGGAGATGGGCATCCACAGGACAACTGGCATTGCCAAGATCCAGAGTGAAGAGGACAGAAAAATGGCCTTGAACAGCTTCTGGTCAGCCTACGTGCTGGATAGAAGATGGGCGTTTAACACGGGCCTGCCATTTGTCGTCACTGATGAGGAGATCGACCCGGATCTGCCCATGCCC GAAGAACACCCGTATCTCGTTGCCATGATCACCTACTCGAGGCTAGGTGCCAAGGTTTGGCGCCAGGTCGCTCACTTCGGCCCCGTCTTGGCCCGCGAGCTTCGATACGAAGACATGGAACAGCTAGATCAGGAGATCCTGCAGTGGTATGAGCATGTACCGGAAGAGGTCAAGCTTCGCAACTgggacaaggagaagcagatgACGGCCACGCCGTCATACAATTTACAACGACTGCGTGTCTGGACATACCTTCGTTATAACCAG ATCCGCATTTGGCTGTACACACCAATTCTCCACAGTGCCACGAGCATTATGAGCCACTTTGTCCAGGCTCAACgcgtcgtcgatctcgcAAAGGATACGATTCGCTATCTCAGCCATCTCAACAGCACCACGAACCTGTACCGCAAGATCCAGGTTTTCTACCATCAGTTTCTCACATCGGCCATATCAGTTCTCTTTCTGGCCTCTGTCCATGCGCCAGTGAGGTTCAGTCCTATTTGCCGCGAGGAGTTCTACATGGGGCTGGAGCTTGTCAAGGACCTTTCGGCCAAAAGCTGGGTTTCGCAGCGGTTATGGCGCACAATCAGTTCGCTCAAGGAAGTGGCTCCGAGCATCGGCCTGCGCAATCAGCCGGACGAGGATGCCCACAGCTCTGCAGCCCTGACGATGGCCGGCCTGGCCAGCGGACGCATGTCGACCAGTCCAGCGACCATTGCCCCTTTCGGACGTTCTTCCCTCTCGACAACGCCCACGATTCCTCAACACCAGGCACCAAACATGGAGACGGCACAGTCACCAAACAACGGAGTTCGTATTCAAAACGAAATGAGCCGCATCTTCGAGGGCTACATGGGGCTCAACGGCTTCGCCTCCGGGGGAGAGGATGGCTTTGGAGGGCAACAGCCGAGCACCAGTTTGCCCCCAACAACGGCTGGAGTTTCGAATCCGTATGTCGACAATGTCTTCTTCCATTTCAGGGAGATGTTTTAG
- a CDS encoding Putative esterase, PHB depolymerase, alpha/Beta hydrolase, translating into MHTLNLLLAVLPLLSQAQAALQRVANFGFNPTGLTMEISVPPNPAPSPAIILALHGCGGSGQAYARQADYVSLSDSKRTFLVIYPSSTRDFNCWDVATVATLTRDGGGDSTGLASMVRYAIARYGADPKRVFVTGSSSGCMMTNVLAATYPDLFAAGSCYSGVAAGCLAGSPGSSPISADPRCANGQIVKTGEQWAKQVRAMYQGYSGSYPRIQTFHGTADTLVKYPNLAEQLKEWSAIHGVTFARNNTNNPTVGYTQMVYGDGTKLVGYSAQGIGHTVPVQRDQDLKWFGL; encoded by the coding sequence ATGCATACCCTAAACCTCCTTCTTGCCGTCCTCCCACTCCTCTCCCAAGCTCAGGCAGCCCTCCAACGCGTCGCCAACTTTGGCTTCAACCCAACCGGCTTGACCATGGAAATCTCCGTCCCTCCCAATCCGgctccctcgcccgccatTATCCTAGCCCTCCATGGCTGCGGTGGCTCCGGTCAGGCCTATGCCCGCCAGGCCGATTACGTCTCGCTCTCCGACTCAAAGCGCACATTCCTAGTCATCTACCCATCCTCCACCAGAGACTTCAACTGCTGGGACGTCGCCACTGTCGCCACCCTCAcgcgcgacggcggcggcgactccACGGGCCTGGCCAGCATGGTCCGGTACGCCATCGCCCGCTACGGCGCCGACCCCAAGCGCGTCTTCGTGACGGGGAGCTCGTCGGGCTGCATGATGACCAATGTGCTTGCCGCTACGTACCCAGACCTGTTCGCCGCCGGGTCTTGCTACTCGGGTGTCGCGGCGGGCTGCCTGGCGGGTTCGCCGGGATCGAGCCCCATCAGCGCCGATCCGAGGTGCGCCAACGGGCAAATCGTGAAGACGGGCGAGCAGTGGGCGAAGCAAGTACGCGCCATGTACCAAGGCTACAGTGGGAGTTACCCGCGGATACAGACCTTCCATGGCACTGCAGACACGCTGGTCAAGTATCCTAACTTGGCCGAGCAGCTTAAGGAGTGGTCGGCGATCCACGGTGTAACCTTTGCCAGGAACAACACGAACAACCCCACTGTTGGCTACACGCAGATGGTCtacggcgacggcaccaagCTTGTAGGTTATTCTGCGCAGGGAATTGGGCATACTGTACCTGTACAGAGGGACCAGGACCTGAAGTGGTTTGGCTTGTAG
- a CDS encoding Putative glycosyl transferase, family 31, giving the protein MASVASCSSMLMALWTSLSRCIQRRFFRVFAICFIVFLGLAFHLTHRHHHPHHEPFEAPITKPIVHGNPVDSLPEPSYALDPFPHSPQHPPKNGTTAGPSKPWLAAVISTASDIERRMLIRSTWMRLFEDVPFDGRFVVSNPGPRWTEVVANENRTFGDMIVLDHIAEDDVTANTIKTLEFYKWLVDHELHYEFVSKMDTDLWLNARGFWDRFLSPRLSTDAATGVQRSTVRKTLIGELYYSPTWDLVFPHGAMYTATWDMVQLLAHLQGKQNVVTGEDMAVATLMLNGRERASFVNFRGTEKFDYDDDDARHDGTAWARTRTHPSAIQHALVGQDAIAVHQLKDESLWFKVADCFDEDGVKPAPKTSHSEPESQKPMSVRWHDFWFWMGVSDRYDARFERIPDFLWTKEDGHWICDGIWDLGTTKTGFAGGQSD; this is encoded by the coding sequence ATGGCTTCTGTGGCCTCGTGTTCGTCCATGCTCATGGCATTATGGACGTCGTTGAGTCGCTGCATCCAGCGGAGGTTCTTTCGTGTCTTTGCAATCTGTTTCATCGTCTTTCTCGGCCTTGCTTTCCACCTCACtcaccgtcaccatcatccCCATCACGAGCCTTTCGAGGCCCCGATCACGAAACCCATCGTCCACGGCAACCCAGTCGACAGCCTACCGGAGCCCTCGTACGCCCTGGACCCCTTTCCTCACTCGCCTCAACACCCTCCAAAGAACGGCACCACCGCCGGTCCCTCAAAGCCCTGGCTTGCGGCAGTCATCTCCACGGCCTCAGATATTGAGCGCCGCATGCTTATTCGGTCGACGTGGATGAGGTTGTTCGAGGACGTCCCTTTTGACGGACGCTTCGTTGTGTCCAACCCTGGGCCGAGGTGGACGGAGGTCGTGGCCAACGAGAACCGCACCTTTGGGGACATGATCGTGCTTGACCACATCGCCGAGGATGATGTCACGgccaacaccatcaagaCGCTCGAGTTTTACAAGTGGCTCGTCGACCATGAGCTTCACTACGAGTTCGTCTCCAAAATGGACACCGATCTATGGCTCAACGCCCGCGGCTTCTGGGACCGTTTCCTCTCGCCGCGGCTATCTACGGACGCCGCCACGGGCGTCCAGAGAAGCACCGTTCGCAAGACCCTCATCGGCGAGCTCTACTACTCCCCGACTTGGGACCTCGTCTTCCCACACGGGGCCATGTACACCGCCACCTGGGATATGGTCCAGCTCCTGGCCCATCTTCAGGGCAAGCAAAATGTGGTTACCGGAGAAGACATGGCCGTCGCCACCCTCATGCTAAACGGACGTGAGAGGGCCAGCTTTGTCAACTTCAGAGGCACTGAGAAGTTCGACtatgacgacgatgacgcccgTCACGACGGTACggcgtgggcgaggacgaggacgcaCCCTAGTGCCATCCAGCACGCGCTCGTCGGCCAAGACGCCATTGCCGTCCACCAGCTCAAGGACGAGAGCCTGTGGTTCAAGGTTGCCGACTGtttcgacgaggacggcgtcaagCCGGCGCCAAAGACCTCCCATTCGGAGCCGGAGTCCCAGAAGCCCATGTCCGTACGTTGGCACGATTTCTGGTTCTGGATGGGCGTCTCGGACCGCTACGACGCGAGGTTTGAGCGGATACCCGACTTCTTGTGGACGAAGGAGGATGGGCACTGGATATGCGATGGGATATGGGACTTGGGGACTACAAAGACGGGGTTTGCGGGAGGGCAAAGCGACTAG
- a CDS encoding Putative chalcone/stilbene synthase, polyketide synthase, type III, thiolase has protein sequence MAAPNAFRELGLSVIGVGSQYPPYSLKTDSIDYLSNKFYAESPSMKKVLAINRFTGIDYRSSIGTHEHPVVNNKDAPSIAELHQVFMSDGVPLAVEASRKAIEEARIDLSEITHVVSTTCTDSANPGFDHYVVNGLGITHQVEKVLLHGVGCSGGLATLRTAANLALGHKARNKPARILCVALEVSTTLVRSELNSIDALQETRIGVALFSDCASAVVLSNGVGSPTEPVYDLLGWEHKIIPDTDHDLGFDVDPLGWKVILSPRVPKLAAAAMPSTFKEMLASVPSLPPSYQNADDFDWAMHPGGATILSGAEKTMGISSYHMRASYDTYINHGNSSSATIFSVLDRLRAKDMDAIAPDGRVRDYVVGCAFGPGISVEMCMLKRNMRARGVTGLQTPPETESEGSTSEAGDDGGAQPEERASSGRQTDQTFVAEAMGNLDLD, from the exons ATGGCCGCTCCCAACGCATTTAGGGAACTCGGCTTGTCCGTCATAGGTGTCGGTAGCCAGTACCCGCCCTACTCGTTGAAGACGGACTCGATAGACTACCTGAGCAATAAGTTCTACGCCGAATCGCCTTC CATGAAAAAGGTTCTCGCCATCAATCGCTTCACCGGCATCGACTATCGCTCGTCCATCGGGACGCACGAACATCCCGTCGTCAACAATAAGGATGCACCATCCATTGCCGAGCTGCACCAGGTATTCATGAGCGACGGCGTGCCCTTAGCAGTAGAAGCATCgcgcaaggccatcgaggaggccCGCATCGACCTCAGCGAAATCACACACGtcgtgtcgacgacgtgcACAGACAGCGCCAACCCCGGCTTCGATCATTACGTCGTCAACGGGCTGGGCATCACACACCAGGTCGAGAAGGTTCTGCTGCACGGCGTCGGCTGCAGTGGAGGGCTGGCGACGTTGCGGACGGCGGCCAACCTGGCTTTGGGACACAAGGCTCGCAACAAGCCAGCCAGAATCCTCTGCGTCGCGCTTGAGGTCAGCACGACCTTGGTGCGCAGCGAGCTCAACAGCATCGACGCGCTTCAAGAAACGAGGATCGGTGTAGCCCTCTTTTCCGACtgcgccagcgccgtcgtgCTCAGCAACGGTGTCGGCTCGCCGACAGAGCCCGTCTATGATTTGCTGGGTTGGGAGCACAAGATCATCCCCGATACCGATCACGATCTGGGCTTCGATGTTGATCCTCTAG GATGGAAGGTGATTCTCTCGCCACGAGTACCGAAGCTTGCGGCGGCCGCCATGCCGTCAACTTTCAAAGAGATGCTCGCCTCCGTCCCGTCACTACCACCCTCGTACCAAAACGCCGATGACTTTGACTGGGCGATGCATCCGGGAGGGGCCACGATCCTGTCGGGggccgagaagacgatggGCATCTCGTCATACCACATGAGGGCGAGCTACGACACATACATCAATCACGGAAACTCAAGCTCAGCAACGATATTCAGCGTCTTGGACCGGCTGCGGGCTAAGGACATGGACGCAATAGCGCCGGACGGCCGGGTACGCGACTACGTGGTGGGGTGTGCGTTCGGGCCGGGCATCTCGGTGGAGATGTGCATGCTGAAGCGGAACATGAGGGCGCGCGGCGTCACGGGTCTGCAGACGCCTCCAGAGACGGAGAGCGAGGGCAGCACTAGTGAAGCTggggacgacggcggggcACAGCCCGAGGAGCGGGCATCTTCGGGACGGCAAACGGACCAGACCTTCGTTGCGGAGGCGATGGGGAATCTGGACCTAGACTGA